The window ataggaagaaaatgggatttttcttggcaaccaaacaccccaaatttggaaagaaaggagaGCAAAAGAGGAATGATTGTTGGTCTCTTTGGTGTTCTCTCTATAGAATAGGAAGCaagttttaggtttttaaatgaTGCCCTTAATCCATCGAATAAGATATCATCAAGAAAAGTGCAACCTGGATCGATCCGGCCTAAAAGTAGATCGATTATACAACAGGGCATTTTGAACAATTAGTAAAACATGTTTTCCAACCCTttgtaattcaaaaaatattttaagaaaaataacatttaaataatatagtTGATTCAATTTTATCTAACTCCAACCTCAAGTACATATCTTGGTCTCTTAACAAATTCAATAACTTAATCTTTATTAGGTAAATAATCTAAAGAAGGATTGAAAAAACCGAGTTAAGAGACACTTAAGAATTTTGTCCAAAATTGCCAACCTACTTCATGCTTCTCGGCCTGAGCCATCCTGATCATTGATAAatacaatagttttttttagttGGCATTAAAACGCTACCACCCTCACCCAATTGGAAGGGACTGTCTGACTATAAAGTTTTCCTATGAAGACTCACGATTCCAGTGCGAAGCAAGTGGCATATGCCTGACAGTAACTGGTTGGAGCCCAAACTTACAGTCATCCTCGGGAAATAGCTGGCTAAAGGTGAGCTCCCTATTAGTGTATTGTTTCCCACCAAGCAATAAATTTGTGAAACGTGCCTGAACAAGTTGTAAAACTTCTACCTTCATTGCCATGCGACTAACAAAAGTATTAGTTACTTATTGCACAATTTCGACAGAAAAGGTAACacacttttttaattatttgtttagtTTTGCCCGAAACTGAGAAAGCACCTTTTACCTATCAGACTATCAGTCATCTCTTCACCTGTCAAGAATCATACATGAATAATTCTGCAAATGGATACTCGGAAGCATTATAACTGACATATAAGGCACCGTAGACCCTCTCCTGTAATCCCTTTTTGGACTTGGATTGCTGATGAAGCGAGTATCTCAGTTTGACACAAACATCCACCACTTGTACACAGCAAACCCGTAAACCGCGGCGTAAATAACAAGTCTAAGAGGATAGATTCTAAACCTGCACAAAGAGACAGAATTTTCCACAGAGTCACAAAAATCCTTTCAACCACTTTATTATCTACCCATCATTCCCTTACCCCAGTTCAGGCTTCTAACTCTCCTTTCGGATACACACAACAACCCAATTACAAGAACTTGAACCCATAATCTTTTCCATTCACACATCACCCGTGGATCCAGAGCGCTTTGGTTCCACCCAAACTACCATCAACACTCAAGGGACACATTTGTTTCAGACTCTTCCAAGTTTGGTAAAATGTTGGTTCTCCCATATCTATAACTGGGGTATTACATATATTATAGAGTCTATTTTTTCAGTATTGCTCTAATTAAAAAGggaattaaatcattaaatcttTATCTAGTATCTACCAATCACGCTTGTgcttgaaagaaaaagagagagagatacaTTCCAAGTTGAAGATGGAAGGGAAAAACCTCTTTGATGTGGAACGGTGAGGAGGATTAGAATCCATGGCATCAACAGAAAAAGGAGAGAGCCACTGAGAGAAGGGACGATCGAAGAAATCCCAATCAGGCAAAAGAATACCGGCAATTGCAAACAGACCCATGAGGTAAGTGACCATCATCTTTTTGAATGAGTGAGTGTAAAGTCCGACTAACACTATAACAGCTGCCAACCAAATCAGCGAGGACCTGAGAAGGGCGTCGTCAGCCATGGAGAAGAATAGGGTGCGAGGGACGGCGATATGCTAAGTGGCGATGGCCACCCCCATTGGCATTTGAGGTGGGGAGAAGTCACTAGAACCGCTTTAAATGCCTCCACCTACCAAAACGAATTTCTATATAGCTTTAATATGCCTTATATTTAGAGTTAGAATTGGATTGGTCATACCTATCCAATAATCTAAATGACTCGCTATTCACTCGGTTTCTGGGTCATAATCATTATGTAGGAGAGATGGCCGAGTGGTTCAAGGCGTAGCATTGGAACTGCTATGTAGGCTTTTGTTTACCGAGGGTTCGAATCCCTCTCTTTCCGTACCTTCACCTAATTCACCAATGTTACTGACCGCACtgtatcaaataacaaatattcCAACAGTTAGACCTTTCTTTGATATAGATTCTCTATTCCTAATTGCTTAGTTGTCTAACTATTTTGCAATGAAAAATCCTGATAAATCATTGGAGTTTAGggtttttattaaagaattgaaACTTGATAAATCATTGTTTAACAATTTAGGAACcaatttataattgttttaaaggtaaattacaaaaaaaaaaaattatacttttacTCATGTTTCAATATAATTTCTGAACttcttaatttttagaaaaatcaatattaatttttttttttttttttttttatcatggagTCCATCTTATCCCACATAACAAGCACAAGCACAAGCACATGGATGCTAATTCTTCAAATCTAATAGGTCATGACcggtaaaataaaaatcatcaagaactaagggaaaaaaaatgacaaaaaatatgtacaatatTGCAAAT is drawn from Vitis riparia cultivar Riparia Gloire de Montpellier isolate 1030 chromosome 18, EGFV_Vit.rip_1.0, whole genome shotgun sequence and contains these coding sequences:
- the LOC117906256 gene encoding signal peptidase complex-like protein DTM1, which translates into the protein MADDALLRSSLIWLAAVIVLVGLYTHSFKKMMVTYLMGLFAIAGILLPDWDFFDRPFSQWLSPFSVDAMDSNPPHRSTSKRFRIYPLRLVIYAAVYGFAVYKWWMFVSN